The proteins below are encoded in one region of Sphingobium sp. CR2-8:
- a CDS encoding SDR family oxidoreductase: MDLGIRGRNAIINGGSAGLGFGTAMALGGEGVNLFISARNEARLQIACETIRSATGAHVQAIVADHATVEGRERILRACPQPDIFVGTCSPPPYIESFRDISDADWRANLDMTFISPVEFIRTVVDGMCERGWGRILNIATAAVKFPHPWRILSGAPRAALVNYTVAVARVIAPHGVTINSLLPAMHDTDGIREIYGKRAEENGISLEAELEEAIKTIGIPVGRFGSEIDFGAIAAMFCSQQSNYITGQSLVVDGGVTNATF, from the coding sequence ATGGATCTGGGAATTCGCGGACGTAACGCCATCATCAACGGGGGTAGTGCGGGACTGGGCTTTGGCACGGCCATGGCATTGGGCGGGGAGGGGGTTAATCTTTTCATTTCCGCACGCAACGAGGCGCGGCTGCAAATAGCATGTGAAACAATCCGCAGCGCGACGGGAGCGCATGTGCAGGCGATCGTGGCGGATCACGCGACGGTGGAGGGCCGCGAGCGCATATTGCGGGCCTGTCCTCAACCGGATATTTTCGTCGGCACCTGTTCGCCCCCGCCTTATATCGAAAGTTTCCGGGATATTTCGGACGCGGACTGGCGCGCCAATCTGGATATGACCTTCATCTCGCCTGTCGAGTTCATTCGCACAGTCGTAGATGGCATGTGCGAGCGTGGATGGGGGCGTATTCTCAATATAGCTACTGCGGCGGTGAAGTTCCCACATCCCTGGCGCATCTTGTCCGGCGCGCCGCGGGCTGCGCTGGTCAACTATACCGTGGCCGTCGCAAGGGTGATTGCCCCTCATGGCGTGACGATAAATTCACTTCTGCCTGCCATGCACGACACCGACGGAATTCGTGAAATCTATGGCAAGCGGGCAGAGGAAAATGGGATCAGCCTGGAAGCGGAGTTGGAGGAGGCTATCAAGACAATTGGCATTCCAGTCGGACGTTTTGGGTCGGAGATCGACTTCGGCGCCATCGCGGCGATGTTCTGTAGCCAACAGTCCAACTATATAACGGGGCAAAGCCTCGTGGTCGACGGCGGCGTCACGAACGCGACATTCTGA
- a CDS encoding acyl-CoA dehydrogenase family protein, whose amino-acid sequence MFRDTVRSFVETEMVPFHDAWEKQQRVPRDVWLKAGEAGLLCCDIPENYGGIGADWLYNVVVIEELAKAGMSGPGFMVHSEMVAPYILAWGSEELKQTWLPKMVTGEAIGAVAMTEPNAGSDLKAIRTRAVRDGDDYLINGQKTYISNGQNCDFALVACKTDPEAGAKGVSIVLSPADNEGFERGRNLEKIGLKAQDTSELFFGDMRVPVANRLGDEGRGFAMLMTKLSQERLTQAIRSICVCEAAIQWTVDYTAERKAFGHTIADFQNTQFVLAQLSAETTALRVFTDWCIESHLKGELSPVDAAKAKLLVTDLHNKVVNECLQFFGGYGYMTEYPIARAFIDARIARIAGGAAEVMKQIIGRDLFANKR is encoded by the coding sequence ATGTTCCGCGATACTGTACGCAGCTTCGTGGAGACAGAAATGGTGCCTTTCCACGATGCGTGGGAAAAGCAGCAGCGCGTCCCCCGCGACGTATGGCTCAAGGCGGGCGAGGCGGGTCTGCTGTGCTGCGACATCCCCGAAAATTACGGCGGGATCGGCGCCGACTGGCTTTATAATGTCGTCGTGATCGAAGAGCTTGCAAAGGCCGGCATGTCCGGTCCGGGCTTCATGGTCCATTCCGAAATGGTCGCGCCTTATATTCTTGCCTGGGGATCAGAAGAACTCAAGCAGACCTGGCTGCCGAAGATGGTGACGGGCGAGGCGATTGGCGCTGTGGCGATGACCGAACCCAACGCCGGAAGCGACCTCAAGGCCATCCGCACCCGCGCCGTCCGCGACGGTGACGACTATCTGATCAACGGTCAGAAAACCTATATCTCTAACGGCCAGAATTGCGATTTTGCACTGGTGGCGTGCAAGACCGATCCTGAAGCGGGCGCAAAGGGCGTCAGCATCGTCCTGTCGCCGGCCGACAATGAAGGTTTTGAACGCGGGCGCAATCTGGAAAAGATCGGCCTGAAGGCGCAGGACACGTCCGAGCTGTTCTTTGGCGATATGCGCGTGCCTGTCGCCAACCGTCTGGGCGACGAGGGGCGCGGCTTTGCGATGCTGATGACCAAATTGTCGCAGGAGCGGCTTACCCAAGCCATCCGCAGCATTTGTGTCTGCGAGGCAGCGATCCAGTGGACGGTGGACTACACCGCCGAGCGCAAGGCGTTTGGGCACACGATCGCCGATTTCCAGAATACGCAATTCGTGCTTGCGCAATTGTCTGCGGAAACCACAGCCTTACGGGTGTTCACCGACTGGTGTATCGAAAGCCATCTCAAGGGCGAACTAAGCCCGGTCGATGCTGCCAAAGCCAAATTGCTCGTTACCGATCTCCACAACAAGGTGGTCAATGAATGCCTGCAATTTTTCGGCGGCTATGGATACATGACCGAATATCCCATCGCGCGCGCATTTATCGACGCGCGGATTGCGCGCATCGCTGGCGGTGCTGCTGAAGTGATGAAGCAGATCATCGGCCGCGATCTGTTTGCGAACAAAAGATAA
- a CDS encoding MaoC family dehydratase, whose protein sequence is MNLDILQRFKLDDKDHDYTASETILYALGLGYGGDPTDETQLAFVYEKGLKAVPAMCNTIAHPGFWIDRPELEIDWVKVLHAEQAFEIHSTIPAEGRMRGDYSILSIEDKGADKGAIMKMQKRLFDRDGDVVFATVTQTLFLRGDGGQGGFGDIGPGLAPIPDGDPDEVVDIPTLPQIALIYRLSGDLNPIHASPAVARKAGFDRPILHGLCTMGLATRAIISRLCDGDPARLRAMEVRFSKPVFPGETIRVEFFLDGNGVRFRCRSVERDLIVLDRGSATIEA, encoded by the coding sequence GTGAATCTCGACATTTTACAGCGTTTCAAGCTCGACGATAAGGATCATGATTACACAGCCTCGGAAACCATTCTCTATGCGCTGGGCCTGGGTTACGGCGGCGATCCCACGGATGAAACCCAGCTGGCGTTTGTATATGAGAAAGGCCTCAAGGCCGTGCCGGCGATGTGCAACACGATCGCGCATCCCGGCTTTTGGATAGATCGACCGGAACTGGAGATTGACTGGGTCAAGGTCCTGCATGCAGAGCAGGCCTTCGAAATCCACTCCACCATTCCCGCCGAAGGCCGGATGCGTGGCGACTATTCGATCCTCAGTATCGAGGACAAAGGCGCCGACAAGGGCGCCATCATGAAAATGCAGAAACGCCTGTTCGACAGGGATGGTGATGTTGTTTTCGCGACCGTTACGCAGACATTGTTCCTTCGCGGTGATGGCGGGCAAGGCGGGTTCGGCGATATCGGTCCCGGACTGGCGCCGATCCCGGACGGCGACCCTGACGAGGTGGTGGACATTCCCACACTGCCGCAGATCGCACTGATCTATCGCTTGAGCGGTGATCTCAATCCCATCCATGCCAGCCCGGCGGTCGCGCGCAAGGCGGGGTTCGACCGGCCCATCCTTCACGGGCTATGCACCATGGGGCTGGCGACGCGCGCAATCATCAGCCGCCTGTGCGATGGGGATCCGGCGCGTCTTCGCGCCATGGAAGTGCGTTTCAGCAAGCCGGTTTTCCCCGGCGAAACGATCCGCGTGGAATTTTTTCTCGATGGGAATGGCGTTCGTTTCCGGTGCCGTTCGGTCGAACGCGACCTCATTGTCCTCGACCGGGGAAGCGCGACGATTGAAGCCTGA
- a CDS encoding SDR family NAD(P)-dependent oxidoreductase: MTQSGILAGKVVIVTGAGNGVGAEIAKLAAASGASVLVNDLGGAADGGGADSMPAQRVADEITAAGGIAAPSFHSIATWESAEQIIQDAIKAFGRIDAVVNNAGILRDVIFHKMAKDDWDLVRAVNLDGYFYVSRAAAPYFKEQGSGAFVHMTSTSGLIGNMGQANYAAAKLGVAGLSKAIAIDMQRFNVRSNCIAPFAFTRMVGTIPANDEANRRRLEIAKRMTPDKIAPLAVGLLSDGAVDVSGQIFSSRMNETILFSQPRPIRTAQTSDGWTPETIVSHVLPAMKPSFYPLDISSHVFTWDPF; this comes from the coding sequence ATGACTCAGTCGGGAATTCTCGCGGGCAAGGTCGTCATCGTGACGGGTGCCGGCAACGGCGTGGGAGCGGAGATCGCCAAGCTAGCTGCGGCAAGCGGCGCAAGCGTGCTCGTGAACGATCTTGGCGGCGCGGCGGACGGCGGCGGCGCGGACTCCATGCCAGCTCAGCGGGTCGCGGACGAGATCACGGCTGCGGGCGGCATTGCTGCGCCCAGCTTTCATTCCATCGCAACCTGGGAATCCGCTGAACAGATCATTCAGGACGCGATCAAGGCTTTCGGCAGGATCGACGCGGTCGTGAACAATGCCGGCATCCTGCGCGACGTCATATTCCACAAGATGGCGAAGGATGATTGGGATTTGGTGCGCGCGGTCAATCTCGACGGCTATTTCTATGTGTCGCGCGCGGCGGCACCCTATTTCAAGGAACAGGGAAGTGGCGCGTTTGTCCATATGACTTCCACGAGCGGCCTTATCGGCAACATGGGTCAGGCAAATTACGCGGCCGCCAAGCTCGGTGTGGCTGGCCTGTCGAAGGCGATCGCGATCGACATGCAGCGATTTAATGTCCGGTCGAACTGTATCGCACCCTTCGCTTTCACGCGCATGGTTGGCACGATCCCGGCCAATGACGAGGCGAACCGCAGGCGGCTGGAAATCGCCAAGCGCATGACGCCCGACAAGATCGCGCCTCTGGCGGTGGGATTGCTGAGCGACGGCGCGGTTGATGTCAGCGGGCAAATCTTCTCCTCGCGTATGAACGAGACGATTCTGTTCAGCCAGCCGCGTCCGATCCGTACCGCGCAGACGTCTGACGGCTGGACGCCGGAGACTATCGTGAGCCATGTGCTGCCTGCGATGAAGCCGAGCTTCTATCCGCTCGACATTTCATCGCATGTCTTCACCTGGGACCCTTTCTGA
- a CDS encoding enoyl-CoA hydratase/isomerase family protein, with protein MGDDAPYLVDRSGGVLTLSFNRPAHGNAIPQDAVPLLAGLFSSISSDPTVRVVLVRGEGAHFSAGGDVRSFARAIEQPVEARRADFASRLDAVRSMVEAYLSIKVPIVAVCQGAVAGAGLMFALGADYLIADETVTFLFSHQRVGLPPDGGVSLLLPRVVGDRRAAELILTAARVGADEAFRLGLASRIVASADLAAEGQAQAKWFSRAPVGAVRQAKALLATSGQQSVSAQLNAERDAIVEAVGTADFEEGVRAFIEKRPASFPSASST; from the coding sequence ATGGGTGACGATGCACCCTATCTGGTAGACCGGTCCGGCGGCGTTCTGACGCTGAGCTTCAATCGGCCTGCTCATGGCAACGCCATTCCGCAGGACGCTGTGCCCCTGTTGGCTGGGCTGTTCTCCTCCATATCAAGCGATCCGACCGTTCGGGTTGTGCTGGTGCGGGGGGAGGGCGCGCATTTTTCGGCCGGTGGCGACGTGCGGAGTTTCGCGCGCGCCATCGAGCAGCCGGTGGAGGCCCGCCGTGCCGACTTTGCCTCGCGACTGGATGCCGTGCGAAGCATGGTCGAAGCCTATCTGTCGATCAAGGTTCCGATCGTCGCCGTTTGCCAGGGCGCGGTAGCGGGCGCGGGGCTGATGTTTGCACTGGGCGCGGATTATCTGATTGCTGATGAAACGGTGACCTTCCTATTCTCGCATCAGCGAGTGGGTCTGCCGCCTGATGGTGGCGTCAGTCTGCTGTTGCCTCGCGTGGTTGGTGACAGACGGGCCGCAGAGTTGATCCTCACCGCAGCGCGTGTGGGTGCGGATGAAGCGTTTCGGCTTGGCTTGGCCTCACGCATTGTCGCGTCGGCCGATTTGGCAGCGGAAGGACAAGCGCAGGCCAAGTGGTTCTCACGTGCCCCGGTCGGAGCGGTTCGGCAGGCCAAGGCTCTGCTTGCGACTTCGGGCCAGCAGTCGGTTTCCGCACAGCTCAATGCGGAACGCGACGCTATCGTTGAGGCCGTGGGCACCGCCGATTTCGAGGAGGGCGTTCGCGCCTTCATCGAAAAGCGACCAGCCAGCTTTCCGTCTGCGTCGAGCACATGA
- a CDS encoding alpha-ketoacid dehydrogenase subunit beta yields the protein MTTDTMNNISAVNLALYDALAADSTLLVLGEDVADREEGGVAGATKGLSTAFGDDRVKSTPISEQAIIGTAIGASLRGHRVVAEIMLMNFTTIAMDMIINHAAKLRFMSGGQTHVPIVIRTMTGAGMSNGGQHSDYLEAWFAHTPGIKVVAPSNPTDAYGLLRSAIEDDDPVIFIENLPTYWNSSPFTKEVIPLGQAKVVQEGSDLTIVTYATMVAPAMAAAAALADSGVSVEVVDLRTIAPWDKETVYASVQKTGRALIVHEAVKEFGVGAEIAADLSDHFFGALKAPVRRLGGAFAPVPYSKPLETAFVPSTAGIEAAVRALLTERDI from the coding sequence ATGACGACAGATACCATGAACAATATTTCGGCCGTCAATCTGGCGCTTTACGATGCGCTGGCTGCTGATTCCACGCTCCTTGTCCTGGGCGAGGATGTTGCCGATCGGGAAGAGGGGGGCGTGGCCGGCGCGACCAAAGGCCTTTCGACGGCGTTCGGCGACGATCGGGTCAAGTCGACCCCGATTTCGGAACAGGCGATCATCGGTACGGCGATCGGGGCTTCGCTGCGGGGGCATCGGGTCGTCGCCGAGATCATGCTGATGAACTTCACGACCATCGCGATGGACATGATCATCAATCATGCCGCCAAGTTGCGCTTCATGTCGGGTGGGCAGACTCATGTCCCCATCGTCATCCGCACGATGACGGGTGCGGGCATGTCGAACGGCGGCCAGCACAGCGATTATCTGGAGGCCTGGTTCGCCCATACGCCCGGCATCAAGGTGGTGGCGCCATCCAATCCCACCGACGCCTACGGCTTGCTGCGCAGTGCGATCGAGGATGACGACCCGGTCATCTTCATCGAGAATCTGCCTACCTATTGGAACAGCAGCCCTTTCACCAAGGAAGTCATCCCGCTCGGCCAGGCCAAGGTCGTGCAGGAGGGAAGCGATCTGACGATCGTCACCTATGCGACGATGGTTGCACCCGCGATGGCCGCCGCCGCGGCGCTTGCCGACAGCGGCGTCTCCGTCGAGGTCGTCGATTTGCGGACTATCGCGCCATGGGACAAGGAAACGGTTTACGCTTCGGTGCAAAAGACCGGACGCGCTCTGATCGTCCATGAGGCCGTGAAGGAGTTTGGCGTCGGTGCCGAGATCGCTGCCGATCTGAGCGATCATTTCTTCGGCGCGTTGAAAGCGCCGGTCAGGCGTCTGGGCGGCGCATTTGCGCCGGTGCCCTACTCAAAGCCGCTCGAAACCGCCTTTGTTCCTTCTACAGCGGGCATCGAAGCAGCGGTTCGCGCACTCTTGACTGAAAGGGATATTTAG
- a CDS encoding acetyl-CoA acetyltransferase codes for MATGIKDKVAILGMGCAQFGERWDTDSSALMREAFDEALADAGIERSQIEAGWYGSALDNVNVGNSPIPASTALRLDGIPFTRVENMCATGTEALRGAAYAVASGAVDIAVAIGAEKLKDTGYGGLPIPFKGTFNDMWMPMGSSPAGFAQLAAGYRAKHGMSKEDLKRGMAHVSWKSHQNGVSSPKAHLRKAVPMETIINAPMISEPLGLFDCCGVSDGAACAIVTTPEIARALGKKELVTVKAIQLAISSGIESQMNTWDGSHVRNTRSAATRAYKEAGITDPRTQLNLIEVHDCFSITELVTMEDLFISKEGKAVNDILDGFYDADGQVPCQIDGGLKCFGHPIGATGLRMAYEVYSQLLGRTGERQISSPSMGLTHNLGGVPYQGIACISILGLA; via the coding sequence ATGGCGACAGGCATCAAGGACAAGGTAGCGATCCTGGGCATGGGTTGTGCGCAGTTCGGCGAACGTTGGGATACAGATTCCTCGGCCCTCATGCGCGAAGCCTTTGACGAGGCGCTGGCCGATGCCGGGATCGAGCGTTCGCAGATAGAGGCTGGCTGGTATGGCAGCGCCTTGGACAATGTGAATGTCGGCAACTCGCCTATTCCGGCTTCAACGGCGCTCCGGCTCGACGGCATTCCTTTTACGCGTGTCGAGAATATGTGCGCGACCGGGACGGAGGCTTTGCGCGGGGCGGCTTACGCAGTCGCGTCGGGCGCGGTCGACATTGCCGTCGCCATTGGAGCGGAAAAGCTCAAGGACACGGGTTATGGTGGACTGCCCATCCCATTCAAGGGTACTTTCAATGACATGTGGATGCCCATGGGTTCGTCGCCGGCCGGATTTGCTCAACTCGCGGCGGGCTATCGCGCCAAACATGGCATGTCGAAGGAGGATTTGAAGCGGGGCATGGCGCATGTCTCGTGGAAGAGCCACCAGAATGGGGTGAGCAGTCCCAAGGCGCATTTACGTAAGGCCGTGCCGATGGAGACGATCATCAATGCGCCGATGATTTCGGAACCACTCGGCCTGTTCGATTGCTGCGGCGTGTCTGATGGCGCAGCCTGCGCAATTGTCACGACGCCGGAAATCGCGCGTGCTCTCGGCAAGAAGGAGCTGGTGACGGTCAAGGCGATCCAGCTGGCGATCAGTTCCGGCATCGAATCGCAGATGAACACATGGGACGGCAGCCATGTGCGCAATACGCGCAGTGCCGCGACCCGCGCCTACAAGGAAGCGGGGATCACCGATCCGCGCACCCAGTTAAATTTGATAGAGGTGCATGACTGTTTTTCGATCACTGAGCTGGTGACGATGGAGGACCTGTTCATTTCTAAAGAAGGCAAGGCGGTCAACGACATCCTCGATGGCTTTTACGATGCCGATGGGCAGGTGCCATGCCAGATCGATGGCGGGCTCAAATGCTTTGGCCATCCGATCGGTGCGACCGGCCTTCGGATGGCCTATGAGGTCTATAGCCAGCTTCTTGGCCGGACCGGCGAAAGGCAAATTTCCTCGCCTTCCATGGGCCTGACGCATAATCTGGGCGGTGTTCCCTATCAGGGCATTGCCTGTATTTCTATCCTGGGTCTTGCCTGA
- a CDS encoding NADPH-dependent F420 reductase, whose protein sequence is MARPGHLANRFHPQTQASAFSRCRARNLHYNKEYIHMKIGIIGAGNIGTSLVRKLAKAGHAVKVANSKGVDSLRDLAQETGADAVEKNDAVKDVDAIILSIPFLAYEELTRLLDGVPSDVVVIDTSNYYPFRDGVIDGVDSEAPESVWVSERIGRPVVKAWNAALATTLADRGKPKGAEGRIALPVSGDDAAAKSVAMQLVEDTGFDALDAGSLANSWRQQPGTPAYCTELTRDALKQALAAADKKRAPENRETLIKGFIERYGQLTHDDTVAANRAGTA, encoded by the coding sequence ATCGCTCGACCTGGACATTTAGCAAATCGATTTCATCCCCAGACGCAGGCAAGTGCCTTTTCACGATGTCGCGCGAGAAACCTGCACTATAATAAGGAGTATATACATATGAAAATCGGAATTATCGGGGCGGGAAATATCGGCACCAGCCTGGTCCGCAAGCTCGCCAAAGCGGGCCACGCCGTCAAGGTCGCCAACTCCAAAGGGGTCGATTCATTGCGCGATCTGGCCCAGGAGACCGGCGCGGACGCAGTCGAGAAGAATGATGCAGTCAAGGATGTCGACGCAATCATTCTTTCCATCCCCTTCCTTGCTTATGAGGAACTGACAAGGCTGCTCGATGGCGTTCCGTCCGACGTCGTCGTGATCGACACGTCGAACTACTACCCTTTCCGCGACGGCGTGATCGATGGTGTCGATAGTGAGGCGCCCGAAAGCGTCTGGGTCAGCGAACGGATCGGTCGGCCGGTCGTGAAGGCATGGAACGCGGCATTGGCGACGACACTCGCTGATCGCGGCAAGCCGAAAGGTGCTGAGGGTCGGATCGCATTGCCGGTGTCAGGTGACGATGCAGCGGCAAAGTCGGTCGCTATGCAGTTGGTGGAGGACACTGGGTTCGACGCCCTGGACGCCGGCTCACTGGCCAATTCTTGGCGGCAACAGCCTGGAACGCCAGCCTATTGCACCGAACTGACGCGCGACGCACTCAAACAGGCGCTCGCCGCTGCCGACAAGAAACGAGCACCAGAAAATCGAGAAACGCTGATCAAGGGCTTTATCGAGCGTTACGGCCAGCTGACCCACGACGATACAGTTGCAGCCAATCGCGCCGGGACGGCCTGA
- a CDS encoding thiamine pyrophosphate-dependent dehydrogenase E1 component subunit alpha, with product MSNLPVLDAGTLLEIYKKAALIRYNDMRVIKAMKAGLLMTPYYSPAGQEIIPSALSVNLNDGDTICTIYRGTHDMLAKGFPLGPLWAELAGRITGSCKGKGGTMHLTHPESGCMVTTGVVGSSMPIATGLGWSAKLEGKGHVAVANFGDGAANIGAFHESLNLASLWKLPVIFICQNNRYAEHTSFANSTAVDQLSKRAAGYGMAGVTVNGNDVDEMYGAAKIAVDRARAGEGPTLIEALTFRFNGHLIGDAAGYIPKDEMASAKQNDPFVTLRKRVLVDDAASEEALDAIDADIKARIEEAVKAAFDAEWPDVSELKRDVFAHELA from the coding sequence ATGTCAAACCTACCAGTGTTGGACGCGGGCACGCTCCTCGAAATCTACAAGAAGGCTGCACTCATTCGCTATAATGACATGCGCGTCATCAAGGCGATGAAGGCTGGCCTGCTGATGACGCCTTATTATTCTCCTGCTGGTCAGGAAATCATTCCTTCGGCGCTCTCGGTCAATCTCAACGACGGCGATACGATCTGCACCATTTATCGCGGCACACATGACATGCTGGCGAAAGGCTTTCCGCTTGGTCCGCTATGGGCTGAACTGGCCGGTCGCATCACCGGTAGTTGCAAGGGCAAGGGCGGGACGATGCACCTGACCCACCCGGAGAGTGGCTGCATGGTGACGACAGGTGTCGTGGGATCATCGATGCCGATCGCCACAGGCCTTGGCTGGTCCGCCAAACTTGAGGGCAAGGGGCATGTAGCCGTCGCCAATTTTGGCGATGGCGCCGCCAATATCGGCGCGTTTCATGAATCGCTGAACCTGGCGTCCTTGTGGAAGCTGCCGGTGATCTTCATCTGCCAGAATAATCGCTATGCAGAACATACCAGCTTCGCCAATTCGACGGCTGTCGATCAATTGTCGAAGCGGGCCGCTGGCTATGGCATGGCGGGCGTGACGGTCAACGGCAACGACGTAGACGAGATGTATGGCGCAGCAAAGATCGCAGTCGATCGTGCGCGGGCAGGCGAGGGGCCTACGCTGATCGAGGCGCTGACCTTCCGCTTCAACGGCCATCTGATCGGCGATGCTGCGGGCTATATTCCCAAGGATGAAATGGCGTCGGCAAAGCAGAATGACCCGTTCGTCACCTTGCGCAAGCGGGTTCTGGTCGACGACGCGGCGAGCGAGGAAGCGCTCGACGCGATCGATGCGGACATCAAGGCCCGCATCGAAGAGGCGGTAAAAGCGGCATTCGATGCCGAATGGCCCGACGTTTCTGAATTGAAGCGCGACGTCTTCGCCCATGAGCTGGCCTGA
- a CDS encoding 3-oxoacyl-[acyl-carrier-protein] synthase III C-terminal domain-containing protein, which translates to MADFGIKRFGGYVPRLRIDRSLIADAHRWMAPNLRGQAKGARAFASWDEDAVTMAVEAGRDCFNGRPSDAIEAVYLASTSLPYADLQHAALVASALDLPTAIASNDAGYSQRAGTSGLLQALKVGEEALFIASDAPVAKPASTQELSYGAGAAAFLLGTGDDVVARLLGAASVTAPFVDHFRAARERYDYFWEERWVRDEGYAKLAPQAIAQALSKAGIAENDLTHFVMPSLQRGAADAVAKKIGFAGKPADGLAECVGYAGTAHALLMLAHVLETATAGDRILLVGFGQGADALVFEVTAAIGNAQPRNGVSGAIANGIATDSYLRMLSFYDGIDLEWGMRSEKVAKTALTEQYRSGSQIDALIAGKCGTCATIQFPRLEYCVNPDCNAPASQFEDYSLVDEPSQVFTYTADWLSFHPAPPLYVGFVQFDNGARILMEVVDVGPDGLEVGTPLKLTYRIKERDRARGFNRYFWKAAPAGVVGA; encoded by the coding sequence ATGGCAGACTTTGGCATTAAACGGTTTGGCGGCTATGTGCCGCGTCTGCGGATCGACCGGTCGCTCATCGCGGACGCGCATAGATGGATGGCGCCAAATCTGCGGGGGCAGGCGAAAGGCGCGCGCGCCTTTGCCAGCTGGGACGAGGACGCCGTCACCATGGCGGTCGAAGCGGGCCGGGACTGTTTCAACGGGCGGCCCTCCGACGCGATCGAGGCGGTGTATCTGGCATCGACAAGCCTGCCTTATGCCGACCTTCAGCATGCGGCGCTTGTGGCGAGCGCGCTCGACCTGCCTACCGCCATCGCCAGCAATGATGCAGGCTATTCGCAGCGCGCCGGTACGTCCGGGCTGCTGCAAGCTTTGAAAGTGGGCGAAGAGGCGTTGTTCATTGCCAGCGACGCACCGGTTGCAAAGCCAGCCAGCACCCAGGAGCTAAGCTATGGCGCGGGGGCCGCCGCGTTCCTGCTGGGGACGGGAGACGATGTGGTCGCAAGGTTGCTGGGCGCGGCTAGCGTGACAGCCCCGTTTGTCGATCACTTCCGCGCGGCGCGCGAACGCTATGACTATTTCTGGGAAGAACGCTGGGTTCGTGACGAAGGCTATGCCAAGCTTGCCCCGCAGGCCATCGCTCAGGCGCTGTCGAAAGCCGGCATCGCCGAGAATGACCTGACGCATTTCGTCATGCCGTCGCTCCAGCGCGGTGCCGCCGACGCGGTGGCCAAGAAGATCGGTTTCGCGGGGAAGCCGGCTGACGGCTTGGCAGAATGCGTTGGATATGCGGGCACTGCCCACGCCCTGCTCATGCTGGCTCATGTGCTGGAAACGGCAACTGCGGGCGACAGGATTCTGCTCGTGGGGTTCGGTCAAGGCGCCGATGCGCTCGTGTTCGAGGTCACCGCCGCCATTGGCAACGCGCAGCCGCGCAACGGTGTGAGTGGCGCGATCGCCAATGGCATCGCGACGGACAGCTATTTGCGCATGCTCTCCTTCTATGACGGTATCGACCTGGAATGGGGTATGCGGTCGGAAAAGGTGGCGAAGACGGCGCTGACGGAGCAATATCGCTCGGGTAGTCAAATCGACGCGCTCATCGCGGGCAAATGCGGCACATGCGCCACGATCCAGTTTCCCCGGCTAGAATATTGCGTCAACCCGGACTGCAACGCGCCTGCGAGCCAGTTTGAAGACTATTCGCTCGTCGACGAGCCGTCGCAGGTGTTCACCTACACTGCCGACTGGCTGTCCTTTCATCCTGCTCCGCCGCTCTATGTCGGTTTCGTGCAATTCGACAATGGCGCGCGGATATTGATGGAGGTGGTCGATGTCGGGCCTGACGGGCTGGAAGTCGGCACGCCACTCAAGCTGACCTATCGGATCAAGGAGCGCGACCGCGCTCGCGGCTTCAACCGCTATTTCTGGAAAGCTGCGCCCGCTGGCGTGGTGGGAGCATAA
- a CDS encoding PaaI family thioesterase yields MSEIIGDSEIETRASQHGLTARIELAQAIRTLLDDFSCSMADDAVFDEAAANIRDTSTLLAQQPSRPAHVRYIEGALTGLDALSELGPFTGRLHPLPPAFRLVLNGDRAEAYATYSHAHQGAPGLLQGGFIAATFDELLAIVQTGVIRMTADLQIAYRAPTPLYKELRYTTWLDRVDGRKAYTKGTLHDGDRLCAEATGLFVEPRTRPF; encoded by the coding sequence ATGAGCGAAATTATCGGTGATAGCGAGATAGAAACGCGTGCCTCGCAGCACGGGTTGACGGCTCGAATTGAGCTTGCCCAGGCCATAAGGACATTGCTGGACGATTTTTCCTGCTCGATGGCCGATGATGCGGTGTTCGATGAAGCCGCCGCAAATATCCGAGACACCTCGACATTGCTTGCCCAGCAACCCAGCCGACCAGCCCATGTGCGCTATATCGAAGGCGCCTTAACCGGATTGGACGCCCTGAGCGAGCTTGGTCCTTTCACTGGCAGGCTTCATCCCTTGCCTCCGGCCTTCAGGCTGGTCCTGAATGGCGACCGGGCGGAAGCGTACGCCACCTACAGTCATGCCCACCAAGGCGCTCCCGGATTGCTTCAAGGCGGGTTCATCGCTGCCACGTTCGACGAATTGCTGGCCATAGTCCAGACCGGCGTCATCCGAATGACTGCCGATCTTCAGATCGCCTATCGAGCGCCGACCCCGCTTTACAAGGAACTACGTTATACGACTTGGCTAGACAGGGTCGATGGGCGCAAAGCCTATACCAAGGGTACGTTGCACGATGGTGATCGCCTTTGCGCAGAGGCTACCGGCCTGTTCGTGGAACCCCGCACACGGCCATTCTAA